From a region of the Panicum virgatum strain AP13 chromosome 2K, P.virgatum_v5, whole genome shotgun sequence genome:
- the LOC120693268 gene encoding zinc finger protein 36-like: MSLAMSLDAAVDVSSKPPVPPPSPPRVDSWARGGRRSKRRAGSPSGGGGADQSEEEYLALSLLMLSRGVRGDAGEGGGVVAAAAKGAGAAAVAKAAGQGYECSVCGKVYPSYQALGGHKTSHRKPPTPPPAPAPQAAAAPAGDEAAPLGGGVAHAEEKVHQCSLCLRTFPSGQALGGHKRLHYEGGAAGADGVKADKTKASAAQATSVLRDFDLNLPAAAAAATVATVEDAESALPEAKRARMMLLVV, from the coding sequence ATGTCGCTCGCCATGTCGCTCGACGCGGCCGTCGACGTGTCCAGCAagccgccggtgccgccgccatccccgccGCGGGTGGACTCGTGGGCGCGCGGGGGGCGCCGGTCCAAGCGCCGCGCGGGGAGCcccagcggcggtggaggagccgACCAGTCCGAGGAGGAGTACctcgccctctccctcctcaTGCTCTCGCGCGGCGTCCGCGGCGACGCCGGGGAAGGCGGTggggtcgtcgccgccgccgccaaaggcgccggcgctgccgccgtGGCGAAGGCGGCGGGCCAGGGGTACGAGTGCTCCGTGTGCGGCAAGGTGTACCCGTCGTACCAGGCGCTCGGCGGGCACAAGACCAGCCACCGgaagccgccgacgccgccgccagccccggCGCCACAGGCGGCGGCAGCCCCTGCGGGCGACGAGGCAGcgcccctcggcggcggcgtcgcgcacGCGGAGGAGAAGGTGCACCAGTGCTCGCTCTGCCTCCGCACGttcccgtcggggcaggcgctgGGCGGGCACAAGCGGCTGCACTacgagggcggcgccgcgggcgcggaCGGGGTCAAGGCCGACAAGACCAAGGCCAGCGCAGCCCAGGCGACGTCCGTGCTCAGGGACTTCGACCTCAACCTgcctgccgcggccgcggccgccacggTGGCGACGGTGGAGGACGCCGAGAGCGCGCTTCCGGAGGCCAAGCGGGCGCGCATGATGCTGCTCGTGGTCTGA
- the LOC120693274 gene encoding queuosine salvage protein-like isoform X1 yields the protein MFIAPAGAVVEHPLSDDVCINVACMEQTQITTSSVQTSFASEIEKVVDKIQGNVPKVEWDFEGIHYFDNGPLTVQYLFVLDALNFCFWPDKDLSYDHLASGLKLALEKDKTALDADRLKNYTGPELRQLLNWPRPLPIEEERVRLLHEVGLELERSFGGQAANLVKSAGNSAATLIELITRHFPGFRDHSLYKGRQVFLYKRAQIFVADLWGAFKGQNYGEFHDINSITIFADYIVPAVLRELGILKYGSNLSCSIDSNSEIVPGSEEEVEIRACSIYAVEKMRDLISKKFGKQLLSIDIDLWLWSCGVQNMALSHHRTLSIYY from the exons ATGTTCATTGCGCCGGCAGGAGCTGTAGTTGAGCATCCTCTGTCAGACGACGTGTGTATCAATGTGGCATGCATGGAGCAAACTCAAATTACCACCAGCTCTGTCCAGACGAGCTTTGCATCAG AAATTGAGAAGGTGGTGGACAAAATCCAGGGGAATGTTCCAAAAGTTGAGTGGGATTTCGAAGGAATTCATTACTTCGACAATGGCCCGCTCACAGTCCAGTACCTCTTCGTCTTGGATGCACTTAACTTCTGCTTCTGGCCAG ATAAGGATTTGAGCTATGACCATTTGGCTTCTGGACTGAAGTTAGCCTTGGAGAAAGATAAAACTGCCCTTGATGCTGACCGCCTGAAGAATTACACTG GGCCTGAGCTCCGCCAACTTCTGAACTGGCCACGACCACTGCCAATTGAGGAGGAAAGAGTGCGCCTCCTCCATGAG GTTGGACTGGAACTTGAAAGAAGCTTTGGAGGCCAGGCTGCTAATCTAGTGAAGTCTGCTGGAAACTCTGCTGCAACTCTTATTGAGCTTATCACCCGACATTTTCCTG GTTTCCGGGATCATTCACTTTACAAGGGACGCCAGGTTTTCCTGTATAAGAGAGCTCAGATCTTTGTTGCTGATTTGTGGGGTGCCTTCAAGGGACAAAACTACGGCGAGTTCCATGACATCAATTCCATCACCATATTTGCTGACTACATTGTTCCAGCTGTTTTAAGGGAGCTTGGCATACTGAAATATGGCTCGAATTTATCTTGCTCGATCGATTCGAACAGCGAGATCGTGCCTGGAAGCGAGGAGGAAGTGGAGATTCGTGCTTGCTCAATCTATGCTGTCGAAAAGATGAGGGACCTAATCAGCAAAAAGTTTGGAAAGCAG CTTCTGAGCATTGACATTGATCTCTGGCTCTGGTCTTGCGGCGTGCAGAACATGGCGCTGTCACATCACCGCACGCTGTCGATTTACTACTGA
- the LOC120693274 gene encoding queuosine salvage protein-like isoform X2 yields MFIAPAGAVVEHPLSDDVCINVACMEQTQITTSSVQTSFASEIEKVVDKIQGNVPKVEWDFEGIHYFDNGPLTVQYLFVLDALNFCFWPDKDLSYDHLASGLKLALEKDKTALDADRLKNYTGPELRQLLNWPRPLPIEEERVRLLHEVGLELERSFGGQAANLVKSAGNSAATLIELITRHFPGFRDHSLYKGRQVFLYKRAQIFVADLWGAFKGQNYGEFHDINSITIFADYIVPAVLRELGILKYGSNLSCSIDSNSEIVPGSEEEVEIRACSIYAVEKMRDLISKKFGKQNMALSHHRTLSIYY; encoded by the exons ATGTTCATTGCGCCGGCAGGAGCTGTAGTTGAGCATCCTCTGTCAGACGACGTGTGTATCAATGTGGCATGCATGGAGCAAACTCAAATTACCACCAGCTCTGTCCAGACGAGCTTTGCATCAG AAATTGAGAAGGTGGTGGACAAAATCCAGGGGAATGTTCCAAAAGTTGAGTGGGATTTCGAAGGAATTCATTACTTCGACAATGGCCCGCTCACAGTCCAGTACCTCTTCGTCTTGGATGCACTTAACTTCTGCTTCTGGCCAG ATAAGGATTTGAGCTATGACCATTTGGCTTCTGGACTGAAGTTAGCCTTGGAGAAAGATAAAACTGCCCTTGATGCTGACCGCCTGAAGAATTACACTG GGCCTGAGCTCCGCCAACTTCTGAACTGGCCACGACCACTGCCAATTGAGGAGGAAAGAGTGCGCCTCCTCCATGAG GTTGGACTGGAACTTGAAAGAAGCTTTGGAGGCCAGGCTGCTAATCTAGTGAAGTCTGCTGGAAACTCTGCTGCAACTCTTATTGAGCTTATCACCCGACATTTTCCTG GTTTCCGGGATCATTCACTTTACAAGGGACGCCAGGTTTTCCTGTATAAGAGAGCTCAGATCTTTGTTGCTGATTTGTGGGGTGCCTTCAAGGGACAAAACTACGGCGAGTTCCATGACATCAATTCCATCACCATATTTGCTGACTACATTGTTCCAGCTGTTTTAAGGGAGCTTGGCATACTGAAATATGGCTCGAATTTATCTTGCTCGATCGATTCGAACAGCGAGATCGTGCCTGGAAGCGAGGAGGAAGTGGAGATTCGTGCTTGCTCAATCTATGCTGTCGAAAAGATGAGGGACCTAATCAGCAAAAAGTTTGGAAAGCAG AACATGGCGCTGTCACATCACCGCACGCTGTCGATTTACTACTGA
- the LOC120693274 gene encoding queuosine salvage protein-like isoform X4 — protein MEQTQITTSSVQTSFASEIEKVVDKIQGNVPKVEWDFEGIHYFDNGPLTVQYLFVLDALNFCFWPDKDLSYDHLASGLKLALEKDKTALDADRLKNYTGPELRQLLNWPRPLPIEEERVRLLHEVGLELERSFGGQAANLVKSAGNSAATLIELITRHFPGFRDHSLYKGRQVFLYKRAQIFVADLWGAFKGQNYGEFHDINSITIFADYIVPAVLRELGILKYGSNLSCSIDSNSEIVPGSEEEVEIRACSIYAVEKMRDLISKKFGKQLLSIDIDLWLWSCGVQNMALSHHRTLSIYY, from the exons ATGGAGCAAACTCAAATTACCACCAGCTCTGTCCAGACGAGCTTTGCATCAG AAATTGAGAAGGTGGTGGACAAAATCCAGGGGAATGTTCCAAAAGTTGAGTGGGATTTCGAAGGAATTCATTACTTCGACAATGGCCCGCTCACAGTCCAGTACCTCTTCGTCTTGGATGCACTTAACTTCTGCTTCTGGCCAG ATAAGGATTTGAGCTATGACCATTTGGCTTCTGGACTGAAGTTAGCCTTGGAGAAAGATAAAACTGCCCTTGATGCTGACCGCCTGAAGAATTACACTG GGCCTGAGCTCCGCCAACTTCTGAACTGGCCACGACCACTGCCAATTGAGGAGGAAAGAGTGCGCCTCCTCCATGAG GTTGGACTGGAACTTGAAAGAAGCTTTGGAGGCCAGGCTGCTAATCTAGTGAAGTCTGCTGGAAACTCTGCTGCAACTCTTATTGAGCTTATCACCCGACATTTTCCTG GTTTCCGGGATCATTCACTTTACAAGGGACGCCAGGTTTTCCTGTATAAGAGAGCTCAGATCTTTGTTGCTGATTTGTGGGGTGCCTTCAAGGGACAAAACTACGGCGAGTTCCATGACATCAATTCCATCACCATATTTGCTGACTACATTGTTCCAGCTGTTTTAAGGGAGCTTGGCATACTGAAATATGGCTCGAATTTATCTTGCTCGATCGATTCGAACAGCGAGATCGTGCCTGGAAGCGAGGAGGAAGTGGAGATTCGTGCTTGCTCAATCTATGCTGTCGAAAAGATGAGGGACCTAATCAGCAAAAAGTTTGGAAAGCAG CTTCTGAGCATTGACATTGATCTCTGGCTCTGGTCTTGCGGCGTGCAGAACATGGCGCTGTCACATCACCGCACGCTGTCGATTTACTACTGA
- the LOC120693274 gene encoding queuosine salvage protein-like isoform X3 — protein sequence MEAVRASAAWVASRSSHVTVDLQEIEKVVDKIQGNVPKVEWDFEGIHYFDNGPLTVQYLFVLDALNFCFWPDKDLSYDHLASGLKLALEKDKTALDADRLKNYTGPELRQLLNWPRPLPIEEERVRLLHEVGLELERSFGGQAANLVKSAGNSAATLIELITRHFPGFRDHSLYKGRQVFLYKRAQIFVADLWGAFKGQNYGEFHDINSITIFADYIVPAVLRELGILKYGSNLSCSIDSNSEIVPGSEEEVEIRACSIYAVEKMRDLISKKFGKQLLSIDIDLWLWSCGVQNMALSHHRTLSIYY from the exons ATGGAAGCCGTGCGCGCGTCGGCGGCGTGGGTAGCCAGCCGCTCCTCCCATGTCACCGTCGACTTGCAAG AAATTGAGAAGGTGGTGGACAAAATCCAGGGGAATGTTCCAAAAGTTGAGTGGGATTTCGAAGGAATTCATTACTTCGACAATGGCCCGCTCACAGTCCAGTACCTCTTCGTCTTGGATGCACTTAACTTCTGCTTCTGGCCAG ATAAGGATTTGAGCTATGACCATTTGGCTTCTGGACTGAAGTTAGCCTTGGAGAAAGATAAAACTGCCCTTGATGCTGACCGCCTGAAGAATTACACTG GGCCTGAGCTCCGCCAACTTCTGAACTGGCCACGACCACTGCCAATTGAGGAGGAAAGAGTGCGCCTCCTCCATGAG GTTGGACTGGAACTTGAAAGAAGCTTTGGAGGCCAGGCTGCTAATCTAGTGAAGTCTGCTGGAAACTCTGCTGCAACTCTTATTGAGCTTATCACCCGACATTTTCCTG GTTTCCGGGATCATTCACTTTACAAGGGACGCCAGGTTTTCCTGTATAAGAGAGCTCAGATCTTTGTTGCTGATTTGTGGGGTGCCTTCAAGGGACAAAACTACGGCGAGTTCCATGACATCAATTCCATCACCATATTTGCTGACTACATTGTTCCAGCTGTTTTAAGGGAGCTTGGCATACTGAAATATGGCTCGAATTTATCTTGCTCGATCGATTCGAACAGCGAGATCGTGCCTGGAAGCGAGGAGGAAGTGGAGATTCGTGCTTGCTCAATCTATGCTGTCGAAAAGATGAGGGACCTAATCAGCAAAAAGTTTGGAAAGCAG CTTCTGAGCATTGACATTGATCTCTGGCTCTGGTCTTGCGGCGTGCAGAACATGGCGCTGTCACATCACCGCACGCTGTCGATTTACTACTGA
- the LOC120693274 gene encoding queuosine salvage protein-like isoform X5 — MEAVRASAAWVASRSSHVTVDLQEIEKVVDKIQGNVPKVEWDFEGIHYFDNGPLTVQYLFVLDALNFCFWPDKDLSYDHLASGLKLALEKDKTALDADRLKNYTGPELRQLLNWPRPLPIEEERVRLLHEVGLELERSFGGQAANLVKSAGNSAATLIELITRHFPGFRDHSLYKGRQVFLYKRAQIFVADLWGAFKGQNYGEFHDINSITIFADYIVPAVLRELGILKYGSNLSCSIDSNSEIVPGSEEEVEIRACSIYAVEKMRDLISKKFGKQNMALSHHRTLSIYY; from the exons ATGGAAGCCGTGCGCGCGTCGGCGGCGTGGGTAGCCAGCCGCTCCTCCCATGTCACCGTCGACTTGCAAG AAATTGAGAAGGTGGTGGACAAAATCCAGGGGAATGTTCCAAAAGTTGAGTGGGATTTCGAAGGAATTCATTACTTCGACAATGGCCCGCTCACAGTCCAGTACCTCTTCGTCTTGGATGCACTTAACTTCTGCTTCTGGCCAG ATAAGGATTTGAGCTATGACCATTTGGCTTCTGGACTGAAGTTAGCCTTGGAGAAAGATAAAACTGCCCTTGATGCTGACCGCCTGAAGAATTACACTG GGCCTGAGCTCCGCCAACTTCTGAACTGGCCACGACCACTGCCAATTGAGGAGGAAAGAGTGCGCCTCCTCCATGAG GTTGGACTGGAACTTGAAAGAAGCTTTGGAGGCCAGGCTGCTAATCTAGTGAAGTCTGCTGGAAACTCTGCTGCAACTCTTATTGAGCTTATCACCCGACATTTTCCTG GTTTCCGGGATCATTCACTTTACAAGGGACGCCAGGTTTTCCTGTATAAGAGAGCTCAGATCTTTGTTGCTGATTTGTGGGGTGCCTTCAAGGGACAAAACTACGGCGAGTTCCATGACATCAATTCCATCACCATATTTGCTGACTACATTGTTCCAGCTGTTTTAAGGGAGCTTGGCATACTGAAATATGGCTCGAATTTATCTTGCTCGATCGATTCGAACAGCGAGATCGTGCCTGGAAGCGAGGAGGAAGTGGAGATTCGTGCTTGCTCAATCTATGCTGTCGAAAAGATGAGGGACCTAATCAGCAAAAAGTTTGGAAAGCAG AACATGGCGCTGTCACATCACCGCACGCTGTCGATTTACTACTGA
- the LOC120693316 gene encoding LOB domain-containing protein 38-like: MSCNGCRVLRKGCSEACVLRPCLQWIEGAEAQGHATVFVAKFFGRAGLMSFLTAVPEPQRPAVFQSLLYEAAGRTINPVSGAVGLLGAGSWHLCQAAVETVLRGGGIRPLPELDGGLPAADGRDPLTLTARRPVAGCSTFSAAKRAAARAPAAAYAFPEPSCDLGLCLSPGSPPAPGERPGTPSMTSEESVTTTSGGGGCGGREPELLNLFV; encoded by the exons ATGAGCTGCAACGGGTGCCGCGTGCTGCGGAAGGGGTGCAGCGAGGCGTGCGTGCTGCGGCCGTGCCTGCAGTGGATCGAGGGCGCCGAGGCGCAGGGCCACGCCACCGTCTTCGTCGCCAAGTTCTTCGGCCGCGCGGGGCTCATGTCcttcctcaccgccgtccccgagcCGCAGCGCCCAG CGGTGTTCCAGTCGCTGCTGTAcgaggcggcggggcggacgaTCAACCCGGTGAGCGGCGCCGTGGGGCTGCTCGGGGCCGGGAGCTGGCACCTCTGCCAGGCGGCCGTGGAGACcgtcctccgcggcggcggcatccgccCGCTCccggagctcgacggcggcctCCCCGCGGCCGACGGCCGCGACCCGCTCACTCTCACGGCGAGGCGGCCCGTGGCGGGGTGCTCGACGTTCTCGGCGGcgaagcgggcggcggcgagggcgcctGCCGCGGCTTACGCCTTCCCGGAGCCCTCGTGCGACCTCGGGCTGTGCCTCAGCCCCGGgtccccgccggcgcccgggGAGCGGCCCGGCACGCCGTCGATGACCTCGGAGGAGTCCGTGACGACgacgagcggtggcggcggctgcggcgggaggGAGCCCGAGCTGCTGAACCTTTTTGTCTGA